TAGAGCTAGGTTTTTCTGTTTCTTGGGTATTACTTTGATCTTGAGCCATAGTTTACTGAACAAATACATCTTTAAATAGGATATCATTAATCTGGGCGGGATATACAATTTTGTTAACCCTTAATAACATTTCAGTTTTCAATTTATATAGGGCTATAGAACCTTGCATATCTTCAGGTCTCAATTCTCTCAGATATATTATAAATGTATCCCTAATCTTAGGTGAATGCATTTTTACTGCGTCAAGGTTTTTACTTCCGGTTACTTGAAGAGTTATTTTAAGTTTTAAGAATCCCTGGCCTTTACCTCCGGTGTTCAAATTCATTAGTATTTCATCGAGATCAAAATAAGCTATTTCTTTTTCGGCAGCTTTTTGCTCTATTTTTCTCTTATCTTCCTCAGTTTTTTGCTGCTTTAAATAAAATAGAATTCCCCCGCCCGTACTAAGCAGCAGGATAAGAAACACAGCTATAAATATAATTTTTTTCTTACGACTTTTAGGAGGCGAAGCTGAAGAGCCTTCTACTTCGGTTTGCTCATCTTCAGTGACCCCTTCCTTATCATTTTCAGGTTGTTCCTTTTCTTTTTCTTCAGCTGCCATTTATTTCCCTTATGTAACAATACTTATTAACATATTCTTACACAAATAACATATCGGTTACAACTTTAAAAAAAATTATTCTAATTGATCAATAAAACTTACGATCATATTTAGTCCTTTTTTCCAAAATTCGGAATGTGAAGCATCAAGACCGAATGGCTTTAATAGTTCCTTGTGCCGTAATGTACCACCTGCTTGCAACATGATTATATATTTTTCCTCAAAATTTTCTATTCCGTCTAAATATGATTGGTACAGTGAATTGACTAAACAATCTCCGAATGCATATGAATAGACATAAAACGGCGAATGAATAAAATGCGATACATATGCCCAATAATATTTATATTCATCATGGAACTTAATACCTTCTCCTAAGCTTTCTTTCTGGGTTTTGAGCCAAATTTCACAAATTCTTTCCGAACTTAATTCTCCCCTTTCTCTACGCTCGTTATGTATCGTGTTTTCAAATTCACAAAAGGCAATTTGCCTGACTACAGTATTTAGCATATCCTCAACTTTATTTGCGATCAGCAATTTTTTGTTACGCTCATCTTTTTCAATATCAAGTAAGTATCTAAAAGCAAGCTGCTCACCGAAGACCGAAGCAGTTTCAGCTAATGTAAGCGGTGTACCGCACATTAAAGCTCCCTGTTTATTAGAGAGTAATTGATGTATACCATGCCCGAGTTCATGCGCTAAGGTCATCACATCTCTAGTTCTACCTAAATAATTCAGCATAAGGTAAGGATGGGCGGAAGGAACCGTCGGGTGGGCAAAGGCTCCACTTCTTTTCCCTGAACCAGTCGGTACATCTATCCAATTGTTTTCAAAAAAGTTATTAGCTACCTCCAGAATTTTTGGAGAAAAGTTAGCTAAGGAAGCT
The endosymbiont of Acanthamoeba sp. UWC8 DNA segment above includes these coding regions:
- a CDS encoding flagellar basal body-associated FliL family protein; translated protein: MAAEEKEKEQPENDKEGVTEDEQTEVEGSSASPPKSRKKKIIFIAVFLILLLSTGGGILFYLKQQKTEEDKRKIEQKAAEKEIAYFDLDEILMNLNTGGKGQGFLKLKITLQVTGSKNLDAVKMHSPKIRDTFIIYLRELRPEDMQGSIALYKLKTEMLLRVNKIVYPAQINDILFKDVFVQ